The proteins below are encoded in one region of Mangifera indica cultivar Alphonso unplaced genomic scaffold, CATAS_Mindica_2.1 Un_0004, whole genome shotgun sequence:
- the LOC123205362 gene encoding dynein light chain LC6, flagellar outer arm-like, which translates to MEAAEELERRSKFLNSLIQKKKAMEQQNQNDQFNFRVRASDMPLPLQNKAFKCARDHLNSMPGKLDSKRLALALKKEFDSSYGPAWHCIVGTSFGSYVTHSLGGFLYFSIDKVYVLLFKTAVEPLDH; encoded by the exons ATGGAGGCTGCAGAGGAGCTGGAGAGGAGAAGCAAGTTCTTGAACAGTTTAATTCAGAAGAAGAAAGCCATGGAGCAACAAAATCAAAACGATCAGTTTAATTTTCGTGTTAGAGCCTCCGATATGCCTCTTCCTTTACAAAACAAAGCATTCAAATGTGCACGTGACCACCTTAACTCTATGCCTGGAAAGCTTGACAGTAAACGCCTTGCTCTTGCTCTTAAGaag GAATTTGACTCTTCATATGGTCCAGCTTGGCACTGCATTGTGGGAACAAGCTTTGGTTCCTACGTTACACATTCACTTGGAGGCTTCTTGTATTTTTCAATTGACAAGGTTTATGTTCTGCTTTTCAAAACAGCTGTTGAGCCCTTAGACCATTGA